The Alkalihalobacillus sp. TS-13 genomic interval GGGACAAGGTCATCATCGAGGTCTATCCAGCATTGATTAAAAGCTTTAAACCTTCAGATATAAAAAACAAAATTCTCTCATTGATACCTGATAACATCCCAATCCATACAGACGCATATGATGCAGCAATTTGTGCTCTACTCGCACTTCTATACGCAGGAAATGGGGAGGTCCTGAAGAATATATTCCTTAAGGAGCCTTGTATTAAACTGGAAACCGCTACACAGGAAGGTTGGATCTATTACCCTGTAGTAAAGGTCGAAGATCATGACACCTGTTGACTATAGTCCGCAGGATTCTTCCCTACCATATACGAATTTTGACGATTTTTTCATCATTATAGCCGTAGGAGATGTTCAACGTGAAAGACTTGATTTCATTTAATGCGTATGAAGAACTGGCGGATTACTATGCTCGATTTGTAGATACAAAACCATTCAATGCGTATTACGAACGACCGGGCACGTTATCACTGCTACCGGATATCGAAGGGAAACATGTTTTGGATGCTGGCTGTGGTGCAGGATGGTACACAGAATGGTTCATTAAACAGAGTGCTGCCCAAATCACTTCCATCGATTTCAGTCCGAATATGGTAAAGTTTACGAAAAAGCGAGTTGGCGACAGAGCGGAAGTCTTCCAGTCTGACCTCAATGAACCATTGGACATGATTGATGATCATTCGATGGATTTAATCGTATCCCCATTGACACTTCATTATCTGAAGAATTGGGAACTGCCGATGAGAGAATTCAACCGAATTCTGAAAGATAAAGGAAGACTCATATTTTCAGTTCATCATCCATTCATGGATTATGTCGAATTTGAACGTGACAATTATTTTGCAACGGAATTATTGACAGATGAATGGGACACACCAGATGGTAAGGTTGAAGTTCAATTTTTTCGGAGGCCATTGAATGAAATACTTAAACCACTCCATTTGAATGGTTTTGTCATTGAGAAGCTGATTGAGCCGATGCCTACAGATGAATTCAAACATGCAATACCCGATAAATATGAAAAACTGACCAAAAAACCGCAATTTCTATTCATACGTGCTCAGAAAACGACAGATTTAAATAAATGAAAGAGGCTGACCGGGTCAGCCTCTTTCATGTTTCATTTGTGACTACTAACTTCACATTCGATTTTTCCAACAAAGGGAGGAAATCACTTCTTGGGTTCTGATCAGTTACTAACACATCTAACTCATTGAAAGATAAACATTTAAATAACTCTTGTGTCCCGAACACAGTTGAATCAGCTAACAAAATTACCTGTTTTCCTCGTTTTGTCATTGCTTTTGTGATCATGCCTTCGTTTTCATTAGTATAAGTGATACCCTCAGAATCAATACCATCCGCACTGATGAAGATTTTGTCAACAAAATACCGCTTCATATCTTCGAATAAGTATGGACCTTGAAGGGACCCATAATTGATATTCAAGCGTCCTCCCAGAAGGCGGAGATCAACATTCTTCCTACTGGAAAGTATTCTTGCTTGTTTCATTGAATTCGTAATAACAACACTTGGCACAGACAATATGTCCGCAAGGTATTGAACATGCATTGATGAGTCGAACATCAAGCTATCACCAGGTTGAATGAACGTCAGTGCTACTTTTGCAATTGCTCTTTTTTCCTTAGAGATGAAAACCGAATCCTCATGGCGAATCCCTTCCTGATTTTCAGCTTCATTCTTTTCTGAAGCTAGCAGTGCTCCACCTCTTGTACGAAAAATCTCACCTTGCTCTTCTAGCTTCACTAGATCCCTTCTTGCAGTATCTCGGGAGATACCGTATAGATTCATTATCTTATTTACCGTAATCCGTTCATTGTCTTTTAAATATTCCATGATCCTCAATAAGCGTTCGTCTTGATACATAGCAAAACCTCACTTTTTCTTTTAGACTGCTTTCTAAAAGTTTGTTGCAAATGCGTGTGGATAAGGAAGATGCTGGAAAGCACGGCACTCCTGCGGTAAAGCAACTAAACGAGTCCCAGCAAGCGGGAAGTGCGTATATTTCTAAACTATAAAAACAATATTTTATACGAAAACAGTTTTTCTGTATTTTCATTATAAGGCATTTAAGTAATGCGTGCAAAATGACGACCCCCTTTAACTTACAAATACTTATTGCGACGATCCTTAAATTGACTTATATTTACTTATAAATACTTAATTAAGGAGTGTGTGTTAGTAAGTTAGGATTAATTGCTATTTTTTCTCTATCTATCCTTGAATTAGGATTAGCTTTTTGTTTCAGCAGAGCGACAATCTCCAGCAGTGTTGAGAAAAACCAGATAACCAGTAGAATATATTTTAATTATGTAAACAAGTGTTTATTGGGGCATAGGAATCCGTGTTTTTTTGTATAAGTATAAGAGGAGGATAAGAAGTTCAACTTTTTGTATTCGATGATATCGTGAATTTCTTAATGTATTGTAAGCAATGAATGGTAAACTATTTTAGCCTTAATGGAAAAAGAGAGGGACGAGGAGAATGGATTTTCGACAATACCAGGAAGCGAGTGAATTTGCTAATAGCGCTGAAACGTTTTTACAGAAGGACGAAGCATTAAATAACCTTCCTCTTGGCATTTTGAATCGTTGTCTTCATAATGAGAAACAAGGAATCATAACCAAATCGGCTCCATTTTTCGCAACAATTACAGATGATGACAACAAACTTGTTCTCGTATTGATCATGACACCACCTTTTAATTTAGGAGTATTTGGTGACAGTTCTCACATACAGAGTAATGAAGCGATTGAACATGCAATTGCAAGCCTTAAAAAGATGCCGCTAAAAGTACCTGGTGTAATTGGCACCAAACATCTTGCAGGAACGTTCGCTGAAAAATGGTGTTCAAACGATAAGATAATATATGAAACTGCGATGGAACAATGCATTTTTAAATTGACAAAAGTGAATGATGTTCCCCAAAGTCCGGGGTTCATACGTTTAGCTACAATGGAGGACCATGAACTTCTCTCAAAATGGGGGCATGAATTTTCATTTGTGACTGAAACCCCATTTACGATTGCTGAAGCGAAAGAAAAAACGAAGGAGTTCATCCATCAAGAAAGCCTATACGTGTGGACCGATGGAGAACCTGTTTCTATGGCTCGTAAGGCAAGAGGAACATCCAACGGTATGAGTGTGAATTATGTCTACACACCGAAAGAGTATGAAAATAGAGGATACGCTACTTCGTGTGTATCTGAATTAAGTCGGATGTTGTTAAAAGAAGGATATGAGTTCTGTACCTTGTATACAGACCTTTCAAATCCTACATCGAACAGTATCTACAAAAGAATCGGATACCGGCCAATCGGTGATTCAATCGTATATCAATTCAAATCAATCTAAGGGAGGGAGGATAAAACTTAGGTGGAAGTCCTTTTTAAAGAAAACCAACGCTTCACTAGCTGGTATTTCATCTTTATCGTTTTGTTCCTAATAGAAATGTGGTATGGTTTCATTCAACAAATATACTTCGGAAGACCATTTGGAACGAATCCCGCTTCTGATACACCATTATGGGTTCTATGGGTTTTATAAGGGGATCCGGGCGGAAAGCGAGTATATTCCCAAAAACAACAATCTATGCGAAAACAGCCTTCAATTACATGGATCACAATCTCTATCTCTGTATTCTATTTGTATCGTTGTATGGTTGATATGGAAATCTTCTTTTAGATGGTCAGATGCTTGCTTCAATAATTGTTGGTGATCTGTTTCCTCTTCGATTGTTATATGGCAGCTTAACGCAATGTAACCTGAAGTAATCGACCAGACATGAAGATCATGAATATTTTTTATTTCAGGGAAAGTTGATAGTGAGGATTTAATTTCTTCTATATTAATATGGTCAGGTGTTCCTTCCATCAGTACATGGATCGCTTCCTTTGTCACTCTCCAACCACTTATCAAAATAAGTAATGAAACAAAAACACTTGCGATGGGATCAGCATAACCCCAGTCAAGTACAATGATGAAGATCGCTGCGATAATAGCTCCCACCGAACCAAATAGGTCTCCTAACACATGCAGGAATGCACTTTTCATATTCAAGTTTCCGCTTGTATCACCTTTCATAAGGATATACGCGACGATCAAATTAACTACCAACCCAATTATCGCAATCGAAAGCATTCCATCACCAGCCACATATGGTGGTTCAATGAAACGATGATAGGCTTCAAATAAGATGATAAATGAAATGACGATAAGGGCAATTCCGTTGATAAAAGCCGCTAGAATTTCAAAACGTTTATAGCCAAAGGTCTTATTGTCACTTGGCTTTTTACTTCCGTAATGGATTGCTAAAAAACTTAACCCCAGGGAAGCTGCATCACTGAACATATGTCCGGCATCTGAAAGCAATGCCAAACTATTCGTTACTATACCCCCGATCACTTCTACAATCATAAAAAGACTGATCAATAGAAAAGATATTTTCAATGCTTTTTTGTTTGCATGATGATCATGTTGGTGACCCATAAGTTTTCCTCCCCTCGCATGTCTATTTATTTCTAATAGTTTATACTTTTGTAGTATTTTTAATGAAATCATTAATAAACCATTATATGACTAGTGGACCATAAGGAATAGGTTGAACAACTTTCATGCTTGAAGCGTCATATTTAACATTGGAAACAAAGATTTTGTATAATAACG includes:
- a CDS encoding class I SAM-dependent methyltransferase — its product is MKDLISFNAYEELADYYARFVDTKPFNAYYERPGTLSLLPDIEGKHVLDAGCGAGWYTEWFIKQSAAQITSIDFSPNMVKFTKKRVGDRAEVFQSDLNEPLDMIDDHSMDLIVSPLTLHYLKNWELPMREFNRILKDKGRLIFSVHHPFMDYVEFERDNYFATELLTDEWDTPDGKVEVQFFRRPLNEILKPLHLNGFVIEKLIEPMPTDEFKHAIPDKYEKLTKKPQFLFIRAQKTTDLNK
- a CDS encoding DeoR/GlpR family DNA-binding transcription regulator produces the protein MYQDERLLRIMEYLKDNERITVNKIMNLYGISRDTARRDLVKLEEQGEIFRTRGGALLASEKNEAENQEGIRHEDSVFISKEKRAIAKVALTFIQPGDSLMFDSSMHVQYLADILSVPSVVITNSMKQARILSSRKNVDLRLLGGRLNINYGSLQGPYLFEDMKRYFVDKIFISADGIDSEGITYTNENEGMITKAMTKRGKQVILLADSTVFGTQELFKCLSFNELDVLVTDQNPRSDFLPLLEKSNVKLVVTNET
- a CDS encoding GNAT family N-acetyltransferase — encoded protein: MDFRQYQEASEFANSAETFLQKDEALNNLPLGILNRCLHNEKQGIITKSAPFFATITDDDNKLVLVLIMTPPFNLGVFGDSSHIQSNEAIEHAIASLKKMPLKVPGVIGTKHLAGTFAEKWCSNDKIIYETAMEQCIFKLTKVNDVPQSPGFIRLATMEDHELLSKWGHEFSFVTETPFTIAEAKEKTKEFIHQESLYVWTDGEPVSMARKARGTSNGMSVNYVYTPKEYENRGYATSCVSELSRMLLKEGYEFCTLYTDLSNPTSNSIYKRIGYRPIGDSIVYQFKSI
- a CDS encoding cation diffusion facilitator family transporter, with protein sequence MGHQHDHHANKKALKISFLLISLFMIVEVIGGIVTNSLALLSDAGHMFSDAASLGLSFLAIHYGSKKPSDNKTFGYKRFEILAAFINGIALIVISFIILFEAYHRFIEPPYVAGDGMLSIAIIGLVVNLIVAYILMKGDTSGNLNMKSAFLHVLGDLFGSVGAIIAAIFIIVLDWGYADPIASVFVSLLILISGWRVTKEAIHVLMEGTPDHINIEEIKSSLSTFPEIKNIHDLHVWSITSGYIALSCHITIEEETDHQQLLKQASDHLKEDFHINHTTIQIEYRDRDCDPCN